A genomic segment from Sciurus carolinensis chromosome 1, mSciCar1.2, whole genome shotgun sequence encodes:
- the Ppox gene encoding protoporphyrinogen oxidase isoform X1, giving the protein MSRTVVVLGGGISGLAACYHLSRASRPPKVVLVEGSKRLGGWIRSVRGPDGAIFELGPRGIRPAGALGARTLLLICEEQVSELGLDSEVLPVRGNHPAAQNRFLYVDGALHPLPSGLRGLFRPSPPFSRPLLWAGLRELTKPRSKEPDETVHSFAQRRLGPEVASLAMDSLCRGVFAGNSRELSIRSCFPSLFQAEQTHRSIILGLLLGAGQSPQPDSALIRQARAERWSQWSLRGGMEMLPQTLDTYLTSNGVSVLRGQPVSGLTLQAEGHWKVSLGDSSLEADHIISAIPASALSKLLPSEAAPMAQVLSTITAVSVAVVNLQYRGARLPVQGFGHLVPSSEDPGVLGIVYDSVAFPEQDGNPPGLRVTVMLGGSWLQMLEASDCVLSQKLFQQQAQEAVATQLGLKEPPSHCLVHLHKNCIPQYTLGHWQKLESAMKFLAAQKLPLTLAGASYEGVAVNDCIESGRQAAISVLGPESYR; this is encoded by the exons ATGAGCCGGACCGTGGTGGTGCTGGGCGGAGGCATCAGCGGCTTGGCCGCCTGTTACCATCTGAGCCGAGCCTCACGTCCACCCAAG GTGGTCTTGGTGGAGGGCAGCAAGCGTTTGGGAGGCTGGATCCGCTCAGTGAGAGGGCCGGATGGTGCGATTTTTGAACTTGGACCTCGGGGAATTCGGCCAGCCGGAGCCCTGGGAGCCCGCACTCTGCTCCTG ATATGTGAAGAGCAGGTTTCTGAGCTTGGCTTGGACTCAGAAGTGTTGCCTGTCCGGGGAAATCACCCAGCTGCCCAGAACAGGTTCCTGTATGTAGATGGGGCCCTGCACCCCCTGCCTTCTGGCCTCAG GGGCCTATTCCGTCCTTCACCCCCCTTCTCCAGACCTCTGCTTTGGGCTGGGCTGAGGGAGTTGACCAAGCCCCGGAGCAAAGAGCCTGATGAGACTGTGCATAGTTTTGCCCAGCGCCGCCTTGGACCTGAG GTGGCGTCTCTAGCCATGGACAGTCTCTGCCGTGGAGTGTTTGCAGGCAACAGCCGTGAGCTCAGCATCAGGTCCTGCTTTCCCAGTCTCTTCCAAGCTGAGCAGACCCATCGTTCCATCATACTGGGGCTGCTGCTGGGGGCag GGCAGAGCCCACAGCCAGATTCAGCACTTATTCGCCAAGCCCGGGCTGAGCGCTGGAGTCAGTGGTCACTCCGTGGAGGGATGGAGATGTTGCCTCAGACCCTTGACACCTACCTGACTAGTAATGGGGTCAGTGTTCTCAGAGGCCAGCCAGTCTCTGGGCTCACTCTCCAAGCAGAAGGGCACTGGAAG GTGTCTCTGGGGGATAGCAGTCTGGAGGCTGACCACATTATTAGTGCCATTCCAGCTTCAG CACTCAGCAAGCTGCTCCCTTCAGAGGCGGCCCCAATGGCTCAAGTCCTTAGTACCATCACTGCTGTGTCTGTGGCTGTGGTGAACCTGCAGTACAGAGGAGCTCGCCTGCCTGTCCAG GGATTTGGACATTTGGTACCATCCTCAGAAGATCCAGGTGTCCTGGGAATCGTGTATGACTCAGTTGCTTTCCCTGAGCAGGATGGGAACCCCCCTGGCCTCAGAGTGACT GTGATGTTGGGAGGTTCCTGGTTACAGATGCTGGAGGCTAGTGACTGTGTCTTATCTCAGAAGCTGTTCCAGCAGCAGGCACAGGAAGCAGTTGCCACACAATTAGGACTGAAGGAGCCACCGAGTCACTGCTTGGTCCATCTACACAAG AACTGCATCCCTCAGTATACACTAGGCCACTGGCAAAAACTGG AGTCAGCTATGAAATTCCTGGCTGCTCAAAAGTTGCCCTTGACTCTGGCTGGAGCCTCCTATGAGGGGGTCGCTGTCAATGACTGTATAGAGAGTGGGCGCCAGGCGGCAATCAGTGTCCTGGGCCCAGAATCTTACAGGTGA
- the Ppox gene encoding protoporphyrinogen oxidase isoform X5: MRLCIVLPSAALDLSLSLTLKVASLAMDSLCRGVFAGNSRELSIRSCFPSLFQAEQTHRSIILGLLLGAGQSPQPDSALIRQARAERWSQWSLRGGMEMLPQTLDTYLTSNGVSVLRGQPVSGLTLQAEGHWKVSLGDSSLEADHIISAIPASALSKLLPSEAAPMAQVLSTITAVSVAVVNLQYRGARLPVQGFGHLVPSSEDPGVLGIVYDSVAFPEQDGNPPGLRVTVMLGGSWLQMLEASDCVLSQKLFQQQAQEAVATQLGLKEPPSHCLVHLHKNCIPQYTLGHWQKLESAMKFLAAQKLPLTLAGASYEGVAVNDCIESGRQAAISVLGPESYR; the protein is encoded by the exons ATGAGACTGTGCATAGTTTTGCCCAGCGCCGCCTTGGACCTGAG TCTCAGTCTCACCCTTAAGGTGGCGTCTCTAGCCATGGACAGTCTCTGCCGTGGAGTGTTTGCAGGCAACAGCCGTGAGCTCAGCATCAGGTCCTGCTTTCCCAGTCTCTTCCAAGCTGAGCAGACCCATCGTTCCATCATACTGGGGCTGCTGCTGGGGGCag GGCAGAGCCCACAGCCAGATTCAGCACTTATTCGCCAAGCCCGGGCTGAGCGCTGGAGTCAGTGGTCACTCCGTGGAGGGATGGAGATGTTGCCTCAGACCCTTGACACCTACCTGACTAGTAATGGGGTCAGTGTTCTCAGAGGCCAGCCAGTCTCTGGGCTCACTCTCCAAGCAGAAGGGCACTGGAAG GTGTCTCTGGGGGATAGCAGTCTGGAGGCTGACCACATTATTAGTGCCATTCCAGCTTCAG CACTCAGCAAGCTGCTCCCTTCAGAGGCGGCCCCAATGGCTCAAGTCCTTAGTACCATCACTGCTGTGTCTGTGGCTGTGGTGAACCTGCAGTACAGAGGAGCTCGCCTGCCTGTCCAG GGATTTGGACATTTGGTACCATCCTCAGAAGATCCAGGTGTCCTGGGAATCGTGTATGACTCAGTTGCTTTCCCTGAGCAGGATGGGAACCCCCCTGGCCTCAGAGTGACT GTGATGTTGGGAGGTTCCTGGTTACAGATGCTGGAGGCTAGTGACTGTGTCTTATCTCAGAAGCTGTTCCAGCAGCAGGCACAGGAAGCAGTTGCCACACAATTAGGACTGAAGGAGCCACCGAGTCACTGCTTGGTCCATCTACACAAG AACTGCATCCCTCAGTATACACTAGGCCACTGGCAAAAACTGG AGTCAGCTATGAAATTCCTGGCTGCTCAAAAGTTGCCCTTGACTCTGGCTGGAGCCTCCTATGAGGGGGTCGCTGTCAATGACTGTATAGAGAGTGGGCGCCAGGCGGCAATCAGTGTCCTGGGCCCAGAATCTTACAGGTGA
- the Ppox gene encoding protoporphyrinogen oxidase isoform X6, translating into MDSLCRGVFAGNSRELSIRSCFPSLFQAEQTHRSIILGLLLGAGQSPQPDSALIRQARAERWSQWSLRGGMEMLPQTLDTYLTSNGVSVLRGQPVSGLTLQAEGHWKVSLGDSSLEADHIISAIPASALSKLLPSEAAPMAQVLSTITAVSVAVVNLQYRGARLPVQGFGHLVPSSEDPGVLGIVYDSVAFPEQDGNPPGLRVTVMLGGSWLQMLEASDCVLSQKLFQQQAQEAVATQLGLKEPPSHCLVHLHKNCIPQYTLGHWQKLESAMKFLAAQKLPLTLAGASYEGVAVNDCIESGRQAAISVLGPESYR; encoded by the exons ATGGACAGTCTCTGCCGTGGAGTGTTTGCAGGCAACAGCCGTGAGCTCAGCATCAGGTCCTGCTTTCCCAGTCTCTTCCAAGCTGAGCAGACCCATCGTTCCATCATACTGGGGCTGCTGCTGGGGGCag GGCAGAGCCCACAGCCAGATTCAGCACTTATTCGCCAAGCCCGGGCTGAGCGCTGGAGTCAGTGGTCACTCCGTGGAGGGATGGAGATGTTGCCTCAGACCCTTGACACCTACCTGACTAGTAATGGGGTCAGTGTTCTCAGAGGCCAGCCAGTCTCTGGGCTCACTCTCCAAGCAGAAGGGCACTGGAAG GTGTCTCTGGGGGATAGCAGTCTGGAGGCTGACCACATTATTAGTGCCATTCCAGCTTCAG CACTCAGCAAGCTGCTCCCTTCAGAGGCGGCCCCAATGGCTCAAGTCCTTAGTACCATCACTGCTGTGTCTGTGGCTGTGGTGAACCTGCAGTACAGAGGAGCTCGCCTGCCTGTCCAG GGATTTGGACATTTGGTACCATCCTCAGAAGATCCAGGTGTCCTGGGAATCGTGTATGACTCAGTTGCTTTCCCTGAGCAGGATGGGAACCCCCCTGGCCTCAGAGTGACT GTGATGTTGGGAGGTTCCTGGTTACAGATGCTGGAGGCTAGTGACTGTGTCTTATCTCAGAAGCTGTTCCAGCAGCAGGCACAGGAAGCAGTTGCCACACAATTAGGACTGAAGGAGCCACCGAGTCACTGCTTGGTCCATCTACACAAG AACTGCATCCCTCAGTATACACTAGGCCACTGGCAAAAACTGG AGTCAGCTATGAAATTCCTGGCTGCTCAAAAGTTGCCCTTGACTCTGGCTGGAGCCTCCTATGAGGGGGTCGCTGTCAATGACTGTATAGAGAGTGGGCGCCAGGCGGCAATCAGTGTCCTGGGCCCAGAATCTTACAGGTGA
- the Ppox gene encoding protoporphyrinogen oxidase isoform X2, with translation MSRTVVVLGGGISGLAACYHLSRASRPPKVVLVEGSKRLGGWIRSVRGPDGAIFELGPRGIRPAGALGARTLLLVSELGLDSEVLPVRGNHPAAQNRFLYVDGALHPLPSGLRGLFRPSPPFSRPLLWAGLRELTKPRSKEPDETVHSFAQRRLGPEVASLAMDSLCRGVFAGNSRELSIRSCFPSLFQAEQTHRSIILGLLLGAGQSPQPDSALIRQARAERWSQWSLRGGMEMLPQTLDTYLTSNGVSVLRGQPVSGLTLQAEGHWKVSLGDSSLEADHIISAIPASALSKLLPSEAAPMAQVLSTITAVSVAVVNLQYRGARLPVQGFGHLVPSSEDPGVLGIVYDSVAFPEQDGNPPGLRVTVMLGGSWLQMLEASDCVLSQKLFQQQAQEAVATQLGLKEPPSHCLVHLHKNCIPQYTLGHWQKLESAMKFLAAQKLPLTLAGASYEGVAVNDCIESGRQAAISVLGPESYR, from the exons ATGAGCCGGACCGTGGTGGTGCTGGGCGGAGGCATCAGCGGCTTGGCCGCCTGTTACCATCTGAGCCGAGCCTCACGTCCACCCAAG GTGGTCTTGGTGGAGGGCAGCAAGCGTTTGGGAGGCTGGATCCGCTCAGTGAGAGGGCCGGATGGTGCGATTTTTGAACTTGGACCTCGGGGAATTCGGCCAGCCGGAGCCCTGGGAGCCCGCACTCTGCTCCTG GTTTCTGAGCTTGGCTTGGACTCAGAAGTGTTGCCTGTCCGGGGAAATCACCCAGCTGCCCAGAACAGGTTCCTGTATGTAGATGGGGCCCTGCACCCCCTGCCTTCTGGCCTCAG GGGCCTATTCCGTCCTTCACCCCCCTTCTCCAGACCTCTGCTTTGGGCTGGGCTGAGGGAGTTGACCAAGCCCCGGAGCAAAGAGCCTGATGAGACTGTGCATAGTTTTGCCCAGCGCCGCCTTGGACCTGAG GTGGCGTCTCTAGCCATGGACAGTCTCTGCCGTGGAGTGTTTGCAGGCAACAGCCGTGAGCTCAGCATCAGGTCCTGCTTTCCCAGTCTCTTCCAAGCTGAGCAGACCCATCGTTCCATCATACTGGGGCTGCTGCTGGGGGCag GGCAGAGCCCACAGCCAGATTCAGCACTTATTCGCCAAGCCCGGGCTGAGCGCTGGAGTCAGTGGTCACTCCGTGGAGGGATGGAGATGTTGCCTCAGACCCTTGACACCTACCTGACTAGTAATGGGGTCAGTGTTCTCAGAGGCCAGCCAGTCTCTGGGCTCACTCTCCAAGCAGAAGGGCACTGGAAG GTGTCTCTGGGGGATAGCAGTCTGGAGGCTGACCACATTATTAGTGCCATTCCAGCTTCAG CACTCAGCAAGCTGCTCCCTTCAGAGGCGGCCCCAATGGCTCAAGTCCTTAGTACCATCACTGCTGTGTCTGTGGCTGTGGTGAACCTGCAGTACAGAGGAGCTCGCCTGCCTGTCCAG GGATTTGGACATTTGGTACCATCCTCAGAAGATCCAGGTGTCCTGGGAATCGTGTATGACTCAGTTGCTTTCCCTGAGCAGGATGGGAACCCCCCTGGCCTCAGAGTGACT GTGATGTTGGGAGGTTCCTGGTTACAGATGCTGGAGGCTAGTGACTGTGTCTTATCTCAGAAGCTGTTCCAGCAGCAGGCACAGGAAGCAGTTGCCACACAATTAGGACTGAAGGAGCCACCGAGTCACTGCTTGGTCCATCTACACAAG AACTGCATCCCTCAGTATACACTAGGCCACTGGCAAAAACTGG AGTCAGCTATGAAATTCCTGGCTGCTCAAAAGTTGCCCTTGACTCTGGCTGGAGCCTCCTATGAGGGGGTCGCTGTCAATGACTGTATAGAGAGTGGGCGCCAGGCGGCAATCAGTGTCCTGGGCCCAGAATCTTACAGGTGA
- the Ppox gene encoding protoporphyrinogen oxidase isoform X3: MVRFLNLDLGEFGQPEPWEPALCSWICEEQVSELGLDSEVLPVRGNHPAAQNRFLYVDGALHPLPSGLRGLFRPSPPFSRPLLWAGLRELTKPRSKEPDETVHSFAQRRLGPEVASLAMDSLCRGVFAGNSRELSIRSCFPSLFQAEQTHRSIILGLLLGAGQSPQPDSALIRQARAERWSQWSLRGGMEMLPQTLDTYLTSNGVSVLRGQPVSGLTLQAEGHWKVSLGDSSLEADHIISAIPASALSKLLPSEAAPMAQVLSTITAVSVAVVNLQYRGARLPVQGFGHLVPSSEDPGVLGIVYDSVAFPEQDGNPPGLRVTVMLGGSWLQMLEASDCVLSQKLFQQQAQEAVATQLGLKEPPSHCLVHLHKNCIPQYTLGHWQKLESAMKFLAAQKLPLTLAGASYEGVAVNDCIESGRQAAISVLGPESYR; encoded by the exons ATGGTGCGATTTTTGAACTTGGACCTCGGGGAATTCGGCCAGCCGGAGCCCTGGGAGCCCGCACTCTGCTCCTG GATATGTGAAGAGCAGGTTTCTGAGCTTGGCTTGGACTCAGAAGTGTTGCCTGTCCGGGGAAATCACCCAGCTGCCCAGAACAGGTTCCTGTATGTAGATGGGGCCCTGCACCCCCTGCCTTCTGGCCTCAG GGGCCTATTCCGTCCTTCACCCCCCTTCTCCAGACCTCTGCTTTGGGCTGGGCTGAGGGAGTTGACCAAGCCCCGGAGCAAAGAGCCTGATGAGACTGTGCATAGTTTTGCCCAGCGCCGCCTTGGACCTGAG GTGGCGTCTCTAGCCATGGACAGTCTCTGCCGTGGAGTGTTTGCAGGCAACAGCCGTGAGCTCAGCATCAGGTCCTGCTTTCCCAGTCTCTTCCAAGCTGAGCAGACCCATCGTTCCATCATACTGGGGCTGCTGCTGGGGGCag GGCAGAGCCCACAGCCAGATTCAGCACTTATTCGCCAAGCCCGGGCTGAGCGCTGGAGTCAGTGGTCACTCCGTGGAGGGATGGAGATGTTGCCTCAGACCCTTGACACCTACCTGACTAGTAATGGGGTCAGTGTTCTCAGAGGCCAGCCAGTCTCTGGGCTCACTCTCCAAGCAGAAGGGCACTGGAAG GTGTCTCTGGGGGATAGCAGTCTGGAGGCTGACCACATTATTAGTGCCATTCCAGCTTCAG CACTCAGCAAGCTGCTCCCTTCAGAGGCGGCCCCAATGGCTCAAGTCCTTAGTACCATCACTGCTGTGTCTGTGGCTGTGGTGAACCTGCAGTACAGAGGAGCTCGCCTGCCTGTCCAG GGATTTGGACATTTGGTACCATCCTCAGAAGATCCAGGTGTCCTGGGAATCGTGTATGACTCAGTTGCTTTCCCTGAGCAGGATGGGAACCCCCCTGGCCTCAGAGTGACT GTGATGTTGGGAGGTTCCTGGTTACAGATGCTGGAGGCTAGTGACTGTGTCTTATCTCAGAAGCTGTTCCAGCAGCAGGCACAGGAAGCAGTTGCCACACAATTAGGACTGAAGGAGCCACCGAGTCACTGCTTGGTCCATCTACACAAG AACTGCATCCCTCAGTATACACTAGGCCACTGGCAAAAACTGG AGTCAGCTATGAAATTCCTGGCTGCTCAAAAGTTGCCCTTGACTCTGGCTGGAGCCTCCTATGAGGGGGTCGCTGTCAATGACTGTATAGAGAGTGGGCGCCAGGCGGCAATCAGTGTCCTGGGCCCAGAATCTTACAGGTGA
- the Ppox gene encoding protoporphyrinogen oxidase isoform X4, which translates to MSRTVVVLGGGISGLAACYHLSRASRPPKVVLVEGSKRLGGWIRSVRGPDGAIFELGPRGIRPAGALGARTLLLICEEQVSELGLDSEVLPVRGNHPAAQNRFLYVDGALHPLPSGLRGLFRPSPPFSRPLLWAGLRELTKPRSKEPDETVHSFAQRRLGPEVASLAMDSLCRGVFAGNSRELSIRSCFPSLFQAEQTHRSIILGLLLGAGQSPQPDSALIRQARAERWSQWSLRGGMEMLPQTLDTYLTSNGVSVLRGQPVSGLTLQAEGHWKVSLGDSSLEADHIISAIPASALSKLLPSEAAPMAQVLSTITAVSVAVVNLQYRGARLPVQGFGHLVPSSEDPGVLGIVYDSVAFPEQDGNPPGLRVTVMLGGSWLQMLEASDCVLSQKLFQQQAQEAVATQLGLKEPPSHCLVHLHKDQKGLS; encoded by the exons ATGAGCCGGACCGTGGTGGTGCTGGGCGGAGGCATCAGCGGCTTGGCCGCCTGTTACCATCTGAGCCGAGCCTCACGTCCACCCAAG GTGGTCTTGGTGGAGGGCAGCAAGCGTTTGGGAGGCTGGATCCGCTCAGTGAGAGGGCCGGATGGTGCGATTTTTGAACTTGGACCTCGGGGAATTCGGCCAGCCGGAGCCCTGGGAGCCCGCACTCTGCTCCTG ATATGTGAAGAGCAGGTTTCTGAGCTTGGCTTGGACTCAGAAGTGTTGCCTGTCCGGGGAAATCACCCAGCTGCCCAGAACAGGTTCCTGTATGTAGATGGGGCCCTGCACCCCCTGCCTTCTGGCCTCAG GGGCCTATTCCGTCCTTCACCCCCCTTCTCCAGACCTCTGCTTTGGGCTGGGCTGAGGGAGTTGACCAAGCCCCGGAGCAAAGAGCCTGATGAGACTGTGCATAGTTTTGCCCAGCGCCGCCTTGGACCTGAG GTGGCGTCTCTAGCCATGGACAGTCTCTGCCGTGGAGTGTTTGCAGGCAACAGCCGTGAGCTCAGCATCAGGTCCTGCTTTCCCAGTCTCTTCCAAGCTGAGCAGACCCATCGTTCCATCATACTGGGGCTGCTGCTGGGGGCag GGCAGAGCCCACAGCCAGATTCAGCACTTATTCGCCAAGCCCGGGCTGAGCGCTGGAGTCAGTGGTCACTCCGTGGAGGGATGGAGATGTTGCCTCAGACCCTTGACACCTACCTGACTAGTAATGGGGTCAGTGTTCTCAGAGGCCAGCCAGTCTCTGGGCTCACTCTCCAAGCAGAAGGGCACTGGAAG GTGTCTCTGGGGGATAGCAGTCTGGAGGCTGACCACATTATTAGTGCCATTCCAGCTTCAG CACTCAGCAAGCTGCTCCCTTCAGAGGCGGCCCCAATGGCTCAAGTCCTTAGTACCATCACTGCTGTGTCTGTGGCTGTGGTGAACCTGCAGTACAGAGGAGCTCGCCTGCCTGTCCAG GGATTTGGACATTTGGTACCATCCTCAGAAGATCCAGGTGTCCTGGGAATCGTGTATGACTCAGTTGCTTTCCCTGAGCAGGATGGGAACCCCCCTGGCCTCAGAGTGACT GTGATGTTGGGAGGTTCCTGGTTACAGATGCTGGAGGCTAGTGACTGTGTCTTATCTCAGAAGCTGTTCCAGCAGCAGGCACAGGAAGCAGTTGCCACACAATTAGGACTGAAGGAGCCACCGAGTCACTGCTTGGTCCATCTACACAAG